The following are from one region of the Angustibacter sp. Root456 genome:
- a CDS encoding MalY/PatB family protein — MSEDVEFDAITVESLRAIGGVKWSMYPDRIGAFVAEMDFGTAPPITEALHAAVDAGLLGYLPSALGTQMSDAYAQWSRTRYGWDVPPERIRPLPDVLAGLQAAIEHFSAPGSAVILPTPAYMPFLTIPPAMGREVIQVPLLLEGGRHVYDLDAVDAAFRAGGNLLVLCNPHNPVGRVLDRGEMEAICEVVERHGGRVFSDEIHAPLVFSGHRHVPYASVNDAAAGHTLTAASASKAWNLPGLKCAQLILSNDADAEKWATVGMLPEHGASNLGVIANTAAYTDGGPWLGQVLAYLDANRGLLSELVTTLLPGVSYEPPEGTYLAWLDCRELGLDDPAQFFLDNAGVALTDGRACGDAGTGFVRYTFATPRPVLVQTLERMGEALRSR, encoded by the coding sequence ATGAGCGAGGACGTCGAGTTCGACGCCATCACGGTCGAGAGCCTGCGCGCGATCGGCGGAGTCAAGTGGTCGATGTACCCGGACCGGATCGGCGCCTTCGTCGCCGAGATGGACTTCGGCACGGCGCCGCCGATCACCGAGGCGCTGCACGCCGCGGTCGACGCCGGCCTCCTCGGCTACCTGCCGAGCGCCCTGGGCACGCAGATGTCCGACGCGTACGCGCAGTGGTCACGCACCAGGTACGGCTGGGACGTCCCGCCCGAGCGCATCCGACCGCTCCCCGACGTCCTGGCTGGCCTCCAGGCCGCCATCGAGCACTTCAGCGCTCCGGGTTCTGCCGTCATCCTGCCGACGCCCGCGTACATGCCGTTCCTGACGATCCCGCCGGCGATGGGCCGCGAGGTCATCCAGGTGCCGCTGCTCCTCGAGGGCGGGCGCCACGTCTACGACCTCGACGCCGTGGACGCCGCGTTCCGGGCCGGCGGGAACCTGCTCGTCCTGTGCAACCCGCACAACCCCGTCGGCCGCGTGCTCGACAGAGGGGAGATGGAGGCGATCTGCGAGGTCGTCGAGCGCCACGGCGGCAGGGTGTTCTCCGACGAGATCCACGCCCCTCTGGTCTTCTCCGGGCACCGGCACGTGCCCTACGCCTCGGTCAACGACGCGGCGGCGGGTCACACGCTGACCGCGGCGTCGGCGTCGAAGGCGTGGAACCTGCCGGGCCTGAAGTGCGCGCAGCTGATCCTGTCCAACGACGCGGACGCCGAAAAGTGGGCGACGGTCGGCATGCTGCCCGAGCACGGCGCCTCGAACCTCGGCGTCATCGCCAACACCGCGGCCTACACCGACGGCGGCCCGTGGCTCGGGCAGGTGCTCGCGTACCTCGACGCCAACCGCGGCCTGCTCTCGGAGCTGGTGACGACGCTGCTGCCCGGCGTCTCCTACGAGCCGCCGGAAGGCACCTACCTCGCCTGGCTGGACTGCCGAGAGCTCGGCCTCGACGATCCCGCCCAGTTCTTCCTCGACAACGCCGGCGTGGCCCTCACCGACGGCCGCGCGTGCGGGGACGCCGGCACCGGCTTCGTCCGGTACACCTTCGCGACGCCGCGGCCCGTCCTGGTGCAGACCTTGGAGCGCATGGGAGAGGCGCTGCGCTCCCGTTGA
- a CDS encoding GAF and ANTAR domain-containing protein, whose protein sequence is MTAREDDIVAAFVSMAGSLAQGRDVNELLTDLAAECASLLDVSAVGLLLADRRGALHVVAASSERVADLEAFQAQRAQGPCHTCYLDGQPVHVPDLAAVASRWPDFASVAAQAGVASVHAVPMRLRDNVVGALNLFGTTPGALNESDLRLAQALADVATIALIQDRAAADKTLVNEQLQTALDSRVVLEQAKGVLSYNGDLDMAAAYAALRTYARDHNLKLTDLARAVVDRALPAALVLNHARADRNAARSE, encoded by the coding sequence ATGACCGCACGCGAGGACGACATCGTCGCCGCCTTCGTGTCGATGGCGGGCAGCCTCGCCCAGGGTCGCGACGTCAACGAGCTGCTCACCGACCTGGCCGCAGAGTGCGCCAGCCTGCTCGACGTCAGCGCCGTCGGGCTGCTGCTCGCGGACCGGCGTGGAGCCCTGCACGTCGTTGCCGCGTCCTCCGAACGCGTGGCGGACCTCGAAGCCTTCCAAGCCCAGCGGGCCCAGGGCCCGTGTCACACCTGCTACCTCGACGGCCAGCCGGTGCACGTCCCGGATCTGGCGGCCGTCGCCTCGCGCTGGCCCGACTTCGCGTCCGTCGCGGCGCAGGCCGGTGTGGCGAGCGTGCACGCGGTGCCCATGCGCTTGCGCGACAACGTCGTTGGCGCCCTCAACCTGTTCGGCACCACGCCAGGCGCGCTGAACGAGTCCGACCTGCGGCTCGCGCAAGCGCTGGCCGACGTCGCCACGATCGCCCTGATCCAGGACCGCGCTGCGGCCGACAAGACGCTCGTCAACGAGCAGCTGCAGACCGCGCTGGACAGCCGGGTCGTTCTCGAGCAGGCCAAGGGGGTGCTGTCGTACAACGGTGATCTCGACATGGCGGCGGCCTACGCGGCGCTCAGGACGTACGCCCGAGATCACAACCTCAAGCTGACCGACCTCGCTCGGGCCGTGGTCGACCGAGCCCTCCCCGCCGCCCTCGTGCTCAACCACGCCCGGGCCGATCGCAACGCAGCCCGCTCGGAGTAG
- a CDS encoding ANTAR domain-containing protein, protein MASVLDSGGAADGTAGDDQLASLERVEVYQATGMIVAALEVTAGDALVRLRAHAIAHNLTASQVAHQILNRRLVLSKDDGPATGRHSDGAA, encoded by the coding sequence ATGGCGTCGGTGCTGGACTCCGGCGGGGCTGCTGACGGGACTGCAGGTGACGACCAGCTGGCGTCGTTGGAACGCGTCGAGGTGTACCAGGCGACCGGGATGATCGTCGCCGCGCTCGAGGTCACTGCCGGGGATGCTCTGGTCAGGCTGCGGGCGCACGCCATCGCCCACAACCTCACCGCCAGCCAGGTGGCCCATCAGATCCTGAACCGCCGTCTCGTGCTGAGCAAGGACGACGGGCCCGCGACCGGGCGCCACTCGGACGGTGCGGCATGA
- a CDS encoding GAF domain-containing protein — protein sequence MDRQRLRDALGDAVTDASTPLAAADSLCAACVQLLGVDGASISFIGGGRMQGTFGSSSQLSRTLDELQFTYGEGPCLDAASLRAPVLVPDLDDPLERRWPALTQAVLDHGVHAMFALPIAVASTSIGALDLYRRAKGALDDGELSGGSSPPGWRGCRCWI from the coding sequence GTGGACAGGCAACGGCTCAGAGACGCGCTCGGTGACGCCGTCACTGACGCCTCCACGCCGCTCGCCGCCGCCGACAGCCTGTGCGCTGCCTGCGTCCAGCTTCTGGGAGTCGATGGTGCCTCCATCTCCTTCATCGGGGGCGGGAGGATGCAGGGGACGTTCGGATCCAGCAGCCAGCTGAGCCGCACGTTGGACGAGCTGCAGTTCACCTACGGTGAAGGCCCGTGCCTGGACGCCGCGTCGCTGCGCGCGCCGGTGCTGGTCCCCGACCTCGACGACCCCCTCGAACGCCGCTGGCCAGCGCTGACCCAGGCGGTCTTGGACCACGGCGTCCACGCCATGTTCGCCCTCCCGATCGCTGTCGCCAGCACGTCCATCGGCGCGCTCGACCTCTATCGGCGTGCCAAGGGAGCCCTCGACGACGGGGAGCTGTCGGGTGGGTCGTCGCCGCCGGGCTGGCGGGGCTGCCGCTGCTGGATCTGA
- a CDS encoding PP2C family protein-serine/threonine phosphatase: protein MTPLQAQVASLRKRHSRGASLHLRALLDAVAAVPPAEGVDALAQELSVRIDASEVSMLIADNSGLTLARLARRTAPGKSRPLRAAGEQVLIAESAAGTALVTQQPQVSSDCDGVWVHVPVSERGEALGVLELALADVPSTEILDYLSLAGQVLAFVVIADRRFSDLYEIGQRRTRLTLEAEIQRRLLPASYACEGPQFALAGWLVPANEAGGDTFDYMVDRDRLHLSITDAMGHGVPAAQLATLAVGSLRNSRRRGLGLREQAQVASAHIAQHAASDQFVTALLGSIDLRTGLLEMVNAGHMNPLLVRDGGVRELPLAPGLVLGVFPDVRYEAQRVRLQPGDRLAFVTDGMSERDAAAAEIETLLGTLSHLHPRQTVQVLTGAVLHVTGGAVRDDATVLIVDWYGDQIDQ from the coding sequence GTGACTCCCCTGCAGGCTCAGGTGGCGTCGCTTCGCAAGCGCCATTCGCGCGGCGCCTCCCTGCACCTGCGTGCCCTGCTCGACGCCGTGGCAGCCGTGCCACCCGCCGAAGGCGTGGACGCACTGGCCCAGGAGCTGTCGGTCCGGATCGACGCGTCCGAGGTGAGCATGCTGATCGCGGACAACAGCGGGCTCACCCTCGCGCGCCTCGCCCGCCGGACGGCGCCCGGGAAGTCCCGGCCGCTGCGGGCCGCTGGCGAGCAGGTTCTGATTGCCGAGTCTGCGGCCGGCACGGCGCTGGTGACGCAGCAGCCCCAGGTCAGCAGCGACTGTGACGGCGTGTGGGTGCACGTTCCGGTCAGCGAGCGGGGCGAGGCGCTCGGCGTGCTGGAGCTGGCGCTCGCCGACGTCCCCAGCACGGAGATCCTGGACTACCTGAGCCTGGCCGGTCAGGTGCTGGCCTTCGTGGTCATCGCTGACCGGCGGTTCAGCGACCTGTACGAGATCGGGCAGCGCCGCACCCGGCTGACCTTGGAAGCCGAGATCCAACGCCGGCTCCTGCCTGCCTCCTACGCCTGCGAGGGGCCGCAGTTCGCGCTCGCAGGGTGGCTCGTCCCGGCCAACGAAGCCGGCGGGGACACGTTCGACTACATGGTCGACCGCGACCGGTTGCACCTGTCGATCACCGACGCCATGGGCCACGGCGTCCCCGCAGCGCAGCTCGCCACCTTGGCCGTCGGCAGCCTGCGCAACAGCCGCCGGCGTGGCCTCGGGCTCCGCGAGCAGGCACAGGTGGCGAGCGCGCACATCGCCCAGCACGCCGCATCCGACCAGTTCGTGACGGCACTGCTGGGGAGCATCGACCTGCGGACCGGCTTGCTGGAGATGGTGAACGCTGGGCACATGAACCCTCTCCTCGTGAGGGATGGGGGCGTCCGCGAGCTTCCTCTCGCCCCGGGGCTCGTCCTTGGCGTCTTCCCTGACGTGAGGTACGAGGCCCAGCGCGTCCGGCTCCAGCCCGGCGACCGGCTCGCATTCGTCACTGACGGCATGTCGGAGCGCGACGCTGCGGCGGCTGAGATCGAGACGTTGCTCGGCACCCTGTCGCACCTGCACCCTCGCCAGACCGTGCAGGTCCTGACCGGCGCCGTCCTGCACGTGACCGGAGGTGCAGTGCGCGATGACGCGACAGTCCTGATCGTCGACTGGTACGGGGACCAGATCGACCAGTAG
- a CDS encoding S-layer homology domain-containing protein, with translation MDAPRAAPVKLPPAPVVAPTPSAPPVPPVVEQPPAPSVPAFSAAAVPSDVHAKLVEYASKGLLAYDGNDTFRPEQMITRIDFATVLVDVLDLSPPETVTGSYSDVPTEAFAGPAIDAMTKAGLIKGIDGSRFAPAATINRSELAVLLAKGLNLPSAPPAQPTFTDVPTVNYAYAAIESVAQAGLMSGLSDGEFRPDKAVTRAQLAVTLVRALSLPVDDTVTSPFVDVPDDSYSSLYVVAAVSAGLLRPVDATHFDPTGGVSRAVAALLFTKGLGLPVPSTTSSPFADVTSQYYAGQAIEAVVDAGLMKPASSDVFNPATVLTLPQESTLFDGAMKFAAAGMPAPDPAP, from the coding sequence GTGGACGCCCCACGTGCGGCACCGGTCAAGCTGCCGCCAGCCCCGGTGGTGGCCCCGACGCCGTCTGCGCCCCCGGTACCGCCGGTGGTGGAGCAGCCGCCGGCTCCGTCAGTGCCGGCGTTCTCCGCGGCGGCTGTCCCCTCGGACGTTCACGCCAAGCTCGTCGAGTACGCCTCCAAGGGACTGCTCGCCTACGACGGCAACGACACGTTCAGGCCGGAGCAGATGATCACCCGGATAGATTTCGCGACCGTCCTCGTCGACGTGCTGGACCTGTCGCCCCCGGAGACGGTGACCGGGTCGTACTCCGACGTGCCGACCGAGGCCTTCGCGGGACCGGCGATCGACGCGATGACGAAAGCCGGCCTCATCAAGGGCATCGACGGCAGTCGCTTCGCGCCCGCCGCGACCATCAACCGGTCCGAACTGGCGGTACTGCTGGCGAAGGGACTGAACCTGCCGTCGGCGCCACCGGCGCAGCCCACGTTCACCGACGTCCCCACCGTCAACTACGCCTACGCCGCGATCGAGTCCGTCGCCCAGGCCGGGCTGATGAGTGGTCTGAGCGACGGTGAGTTCCGGCCCGACAAGGCAGTCACCCGTGCGCAGCTCGCCGTCACCCTGGTGCGAGCGCTCTCCCTGCCGGTCGACGACACGGTCACCTCACCGTTTGTCGACGTGCCCGACGACTCCTACAGCAGCCTCTACGTTGTCGCAGCAGTCAGCGCCGGGCTGCTGCGGCCGGTCGACGCGACCCACTTCGACCCCACCGGCGGGGTCAGTCGCGCCGTCGCCGCGCTGCTGTTCACCAAGGGTCTGGGGCTGCCGGTGCCGTCGACCACCAGCTCGCCGTTCGCTGACGTGACGAGCCAGTACTACGCCGGGCAGGCGATCGAGGCAGTGGTGGACGCCGGGTTGATGAAGCCGGCCAGCAGCGACGTGTTCAACCCGGCGACGGTCCTCACGCTGCCGCAGGAATCGACCCTGTTCGACGGTGCGATGAAGTTCGCAGCGGCCGGAATGCCGGCACCCGACCCCGCCCCGTAA
- a CDS encoding PfkB family carbohydrate kinase, with the protein MTLRTVTLSPGFDHHVTVDEVIPGGVGSVLSWTVAAAGKGLNVARVASCLGVTTTAYSLVGADDAPEFARLVEADGVRPVLVDVDGETRRNLTLSVASTGAPASHMTGARLATAVDDDADALVDRLLADVEAGDVVSFNGAAPPPIRSQIWAQAARSLAGRGVRIVADVQGDALRAVVETGLIRMAKPNEDEAAALVPDSSEHPVRAQGIAAVRAMSAAGVEDPVVSLGADGVLHLVDGELCRSWSAVSRAAVAVGAGDAFVAGYCAALASPRWTGTDPVSLGLAAAAAHVSGESGERFEGAVRAMVANVRHEQLA; encoded by the coding sequence ATGACCCTTCGCACGGTGACCCTGAGCCCGGGGTTCGACCATCACGTGACCGTCGACGAGGTCATCCCCGGAGGGGTCGGCTCCGTCCTGAGCTGGACGGTCGCGGCCGCAGGCAAGGGGCTCAACGTCGCCCGCGTCGCGTCGTGCCTGGGGGTGACCACCACCGCGTACTCGCTCGTGGGGGCCGACGACGCTCCAGAGTTCGCGCGGCTGGTCGAGGCGGACGGCGTGCGACCGGTGCTGGTCGACGTGGACGGCGAGACCCGGCGGAACCTCACCTTGTCGGTGGCCTCCACCGGCGCTCCGGCCAGCCACATGACGGGTGCGCGGCTCGCGACGGCGGTGGATGACGACGCCGACGCGTTGGTCGACCGGTTGCTGGCCGACGTCGAGGCGGGGGACGTGGTGAGCTTCAACGGTGCAGCGCCGCCGCCCATCCGGTCGCAGATCTGGGCCCAGGCCGCCCGGAGCCTCGCGGGCAGGGGAGTGCGCATCGTGGCGGACGTCCAGGGCGATGCCCTGAGGGCGGTGGTGGAGACCGGCCTGATCCGCATGGCGAAGCCCAACGAGGACGAGGCCGCGGCCCTAGTGCCGGACTCCTCCGAGCATCCTGTTCGGGCCCAAGGCATCGCAGCGGTGCGGGCGATGAGCGCGGCTGGTGTCGAGGACCCCGTGGTCAGCCTGGGCGCGGACGGCGTGCTCCACCTCGTCGACGGCGAGCTCTGCCGCTCCTGGAGCGCGGTGTCACGGGCGGCCGTGGCGGTGGGTGCCGGGGACGCGTTCGTCGCCGGCTACTGCGCCGCGCTCGCGTCGCCGCGGTGGACGGGCACCGACCCTGTGTCACTCGGGCTCGCGGCCGCGGCAGCGCACGTCTCGGGCGAGAGCGGCGAGCGGTTCGAGGGTGCGGTGCGGGCCATGGTGGCGAACGTCCGTCACGAGCAGCTGGCCTGA
- a CDS encoding DeoR/GlpR family DNA-binding transcription regulator, giving the protein MDFSALADAQRRMLSTFGVAVLDYICQRPNPALPIARRDLLARLTETSPGVFDGLTRRQFEALLDDARANGCAPGLSETAEGLFVVEENIAVKRERNQVAKALIARYAAALVTDGSVVAVDGGSTTLPIVESMLAAVEAGDLEDITIVTNSLTSAQVISEFMTTLGWTDDTALVALHLVGGVVRPNTHATTWGDKVGREVEELLDELGGGDKPIDFGFVGGNGFDLETGITMGSDAELGFKRFVLEHSRAPFVVADSSKAGISLHVKIADWKEPFTLLTNVLPPHVLQRLDELVLSGVITEVRE; this is encoded by the coding sequence GTGGACTTCTCGGCGCTCGCCGACGCCCAGCGGCGGATGCTCTCGACGTTCGGTGTGGCGGTGCTCGACTACATCTGCCAACGACCCAACCCGGCGCTGCCGATCGCGCGCCGTGACCTCTTGGCGCGCCTGACGGAGACCTCGCCGGGCGTCTTCGACGGGCTGACCAGGCGGCAGTTCGAGGCGTTGCTCGATGATGCACGCGCCAACGGCTGCGCGCCCGGTCTCAGCGAGACCGCCGAGGGTCTGTTCGTGGTGGAAGAGAACATCGCGGTCAAGCGCGAGCGCAACCAGGTCGCCAAGGCGCTGATCGCGCGGTACGCCGCTGCGCTGGTGACCGACGGGTCGGTCGTGGCGGTCGACGGCGGCTCGACCACCTTGCCGATCGTGGAGAGCATGCTGGCCGCGGTCGAGGCGGGTGACCTCGAGGACATCACGATCGTGACCAACTCACTCACGAGCGCCCAGGTGATCAGCGAGTTCATGACCACGCTCGGCTGGACCGACGACACGGCGCTGGTCGCCCTGCACCTGGTCGGTGGCGTGGTGCGACCCAACACCCACGCCACGACCTGGGGCGACAAGGTCGGGCGCGAGGTCGAGGAGCTGCTGGACGAGCTCGGCGGCGGTGACAAGCCGATCGACTTCGGCTTCGTGGGTGGCAACGGCTTCGACCTGGAGACCGGCATCACCATGGGTTCCGACGCCGAGCTGGGCTTCAAGCGCTTCGTGCTCGAGCACTCCCGCGCCCCGTTCGTGGTGGCGGACAGCTCCAAGGCCGGGATCTCCCTGCACGTGAAGATCGCCGACTGGAAGGAGCCCTTCACGCTCCTGACCAACGTCCTGCCGCCGCACGTCCTCCAGCGGCTCGACGAGCTGGTGCTGTCCGGCGTCATCACCGAGGTGCGGGAATGA